In Flavobacterium gelatinilyticum, a genomic segment contains:
- a CDS encoding metallophosphoesterase, protein MKLFLDNHFIAKIKNFSLAIIVLIIFYSCATRKPQYGKNVGAVETENATDTIKIAHTFYLAGDAGNADEQQAQQTLDLLHKKLKKASKKSTLLFLGDNIYPKGFPADKKSEDRALAETKLDNQLKLAKGFRGKTIFIPGNHDWYSGIKGLEKQADYVTKKLDDKKAFMPRKSCAIEDVKIDSTATLIIVDSEWFLEDWDNHPTINDNCEIKTREDFFDELESILNKNQEKTVVLAIHHPLLSNGTHGGQFSLEKQLFPLEKKIPLPVIGSFINLLRKTSGVSPQDIQNKQYTIYAKRIKTLLQKQKNVIVVSGHDHNLQYISKENIQQIISGAGSKSEAARAINPFDFSYGGNGYATLTLYKSGDAKVSFFGNENNKEKLLFEREIIKAKEINWASDIPNNFPSKMTTSIYSTKMTDKSMFHKFLFGQHYRKYYSMPIEAETATVDTLKGGLKPIRGGGGHQSVSLRMSDPQGREYVMRAMKKSATVFLQSVAFKDQYVVNDFEKTYAEDFLFDFYTTSHPYSSFAIGSMSDKINLRHTNPILYYIPKQNGLGEFNASFGDQLYMVEERPADNHLDGKNFGKPTNIIGTDDMMLNLHKDEKYVVDEKEYIKARLFDMLLGDWDRHSDQWRWAEYKEDGKVIYRPIPRDRDQAFVKYDGALLSILMNIPALRHMRTFKYKIDNVKWLSREPYPMDLAFLKTATEKDWIEQAEYIQNNLSDSDIDAAFKNLPKEVQDETIDEIKAKLKNRKKDLQKYAVRYSDVLSKTIMIAGTDKKDKFVLNHNVRKGIEIQVFRVKKEGDELLYTKNVTDAKTRNLWIYGLDDNDIFEVKGNEKSRIKIRLIGGQNNDTYNIENGRRVIVYDFKSKENTYNLDSKTQTQLTDDYDVNQYNYERPKYNVISGLPNVGFNPDDGVKVGVNLNYTVNNFKQNPYTQRHVVNAFYYFATGGLEFNYAAHFPGLLGKWVIDVESLYTTPNFAMNYFGYGNETKYDNDEVGMDYNRVRIRKFNASGAIRHVGRYGSEFSIQPIFQRMTVEETENRFIDLPGIVNPNVFDSQNFGSLKVKYQFKNSDFAAKPTLGIHFMIAGTWTTNLNETQKNFPTLESILGFTHKIDHNGKLILATYLKGKAILNNNYEFYQGAALGGDTDLRGFRNERFLGSSYFSQSSDLRLSIGKIQRTIAPMTYGILGGFDYGRIWLDGENSRKWHHDYGGGLWLNAINVITARISYFKSPDEVGRVIFGAAYSF, encoded by the coding sequence ATGAAATTGTTTTTGGATAATCATTTTATTGCCAAAATTAAAAACTTTTCATTGGCAATTATAGTGCTGATCATTTTTTATTCGTGTGCGACGCGTAAGCCTCAGTACGGAAAAAATGTTGGTGCTGTCGAAACAGAAAACGCAACAGATACCATAAAAATTGCACATACATTTTATCTTGCGGGCGATGCCGGAAATGCCGATGAACAACAGGCGCAGCAGACACTTGACCTTTTACATAAAAAGCTTAAAAAAGCCAGCAAAAAATCAACACTTTTGTTTTTAGGAGATAATATTTATCCTAAAGGTTTTCCGGCTGATAAAAAATCTGAGGACAGGGCTTTGGCCGAAACAAAACTGGATAATCAGTTAAAATTAGCGAAAGGTTTTAGAGGAAAAACCATTTTTATTCCCGGAAATCACGACTGGTACAGCGGTATTAAAGGTCTTGAAAAACAGGCAGATTATGTAACAAAAAAATTAGATGATAAAAAAGCCTTCATGCCCAGAAAATCCTGCGCAATTGAGGATGTAAAAATTGATAGTACCGCCACGTTAATAATCGTAGACAGCGAATGGTTTCTTGAAGACTGGGACAATCATCCTACGATTAATGATAACTGCGAAATTAAAACCCGTGAAGACTTTTTTGATGAACTCGAAAGTATCTTAAATAAAAATCAGGAAAAAACAGTTGTTCTCGCAATTCATCATCCTTTATTAAGCAACGGAACACACGGCGGGCAATTTTCGCTGGAGAAACAATTATTTCCGTTGGAGAAAAAAATTCCGCTTCCGGTAATTGGCTCGTTTATTAATTTGTTGAGAAAAACATCCGGAGTGAGTCCGCAGGATATTCAAAATAAACAGTATACCATTTATGCCAAAAGAATTAAAACTCTTTTGCAGAAACAGAAAAACGTAATTGTAGTTTCGGGCCACGATCATAATCTGCAATATATCAGCAAAGAAAACATTCAGCAGATTATCAGCGGTGCCGGATCAAAATCAGAAGCGGCACGAGCAATAAATCCGTTTGATTTTTCATATGGAGGCAATGGTTATGCAACTTTAACTTTATACAAAAGCGGCGATGCGAAGGTTTCTTTCTTTGGAAATGAAAACAACAAAGAAAAACTGCTTTTCGAACGTGAAATCATAAAAGCGAAAGAAATCAACTGGGCTTCGGATATTCCGAATAATTTCCCTTCAAAAATGACGACTTCTATCTATTCAACAAAAATGACAGATAAAAGTATGTTTCATAAATTTTTGTTCGGACAACATTACAGAAAATATTACAGTATGCCAATCGAAGCAGAAACAGCAACGGTAGATACTTTAAAAGGCGGGCTGAAACCTATTCGCGGCGGCGGTGGTCATCAGTCGGTTTCTTTGCGTATGTCAGATCCGCAAGGGCGTGAATATGTAATGCGTGCTATGAAAAAAAGCGCCACAGTCTTTTTACAGTCGGTTGCCTTTAAAGATCAATATGTCGTAAATGATTTTGAAAAAACCTATGCCGAAGATTTCTTATTTGATTTTTATACGACTTCGCATCCGTATTCTTCTTTTGCAATTGGAAGCATGTCGGACAAAATTAATCTAAGGCATACCAACCCTATTTTATATTATATTCCAAAACAAAATGGTTTAGGAGAATTCAATGCGAGTTTTGGAGATCAATTGTATATGGTGGAAGAAAGACCTGCTGACAATCATCTTGACGGCAAAAATTTTGGAAAACCAACAAATATTATTGGAACAGATGATATGATGCTGAATCTGCATAAAGACGAAAAATATGTTGTTGATGAAAAAGAATACATCAAAGCCCGTTTGTTTGATATGCTTTTAGGCGACTGGGACAGGCATAGTGACCAATGGCGCTGGGCAGAGTATAAAGAAGACGGAAAGGTAATCTACAGACCAATTCCGCGTGATCGTGATCAGGCATTTGTAAAATATGACGGAGCCTTGCTTTCTATTTTAATGAACATTCCTGCACTTCGCCACATGCGAACTTTTAAATACAAAATTGATAACGTAAAATGGCTGAGCAGAGAACCTTATCCTATGGATCTGGCTTTCTTAAAAACAGCGACAGAAAAAGACTGGATCGAACAGGCTGAATACATTCAGAACAACTTATCGGACAGCGATATCGATGCTGCTTTTAAAAATCTGCCAAAAGAGGTTCAGGATGAAACGATTGACGAAATAAAAGCAAAGCTGAAAAACAGAAAGAAAGATCTTCAAAAATATGCAGTCCGCTATTCTGATGTTTTAAGCAAAACGATTATGATTGCCGGAACAGACAAAAAAGACAAATTTGTTTTGAATCATAATGTGAGAAAAGGAATTGAAATTCAGGTTTTCAGGGTTAAAAAAGAAGGCGATGAATTATTGTATACCAAAAATGTAACCGATGCCAAAACCAGAAATTTATGGATCTATGGTTTGGATGATAATGACATTTTTGAAGTTAAAGGAAATGAGAAATCAAGAATTAAAATCCGTTTAATTGGAGGTCAGAATAATGATACTTACAATATCGAAAACGGAAGAAGGGTTATTGTATACGATTTCAAATCAAAAGAAAACACGTATAATCTGGATTCTAAAACTCAGACGCAGTTAACAGATGATTATGATGTTAACCAATATAATTATGAAAGACCCAAATACAATGTGATTTCAGGACTTCCAAATGTTGGTTTTAATCCTGATGATGGTGTAAAAGTGGGGGTTAACTTAAATTATACGGTTAATAATTTCAAACAGAATCCGTACACGCAAAGACACGTTGTTAATGCATTTTATTATTTTGCAACGGGCGGTTTGGAGTTTAATTACGCAGCTCATTTCCCAGGATTATTAGGAAAATGGGTTATTGATGTTGAATCATTATACACTACTCCAAATTTTGCCATGAATTATTTTGGATACGGAAATGAAACCAAATACGATAATGATGAAGTTGGAATGGATTACAATCGTGTCCGCATTCGCAAATTTAATGCTTCCGGAGCAATCAGGCATGTTGGAAGATACGGAAGCGAATTCAGCATTCAGCCAATTTTCCAAAGAATGACGGTTGAAGAAACAGAAAACCGATTTATTGATCTTCCGGGAATTGTAAATCCTAATGTTTTTGACAGTCAGAATTTTGGAAGTTTAAAGGTGAAATATCAGTTCAAAAATTCTGATTTTGCAGCGAAACCAACTTTAGGTATTCATTTTATGATTGCCGGAACCTGGACAACTAATCTGAACGAAACGCAAAAGAACTTCCCTACTCTTGAAAGTATTTTAGGGTTTACTCATAAAATCGATCACAACGGAAAACTTATTCTGGCAACATACCTAAAAGGAAAAGCGATTTTAAATAATAATTACGAATTTTATCAGGGAGCTGCTTTGGGCGGTGATACTGATTTGAGAGGTTTTAGAAACGAGCGTTTCTTAGGAAGTTCATATTTCTCTCAAAGTTCTGATTTACGTTTAAGCATCGGAAAAATACAACGCACCATTGCTCCTATGACATACGGAATTTTAGGTGGTTTTGACTACGGAAGAATCTGGCTTGATGGTGAAAATTCAAGAAAATGGCATCATGATTACGGCGGCGGACTCTGGTTGAACGCAATCAATGTAATTACAGCCAGAATATCTTATTTCAAATCTCCTGACGAAGTGGGAAGGGTTATTTTTGGAGCAGCTTATAGTTTTTAA
- a CDS encoding Pycsar system effector family protein, whose amino-acid sequence MNLIEQSEDFVSNLLKDKLSNLYSYHNFNHTFTVVTAVKELCKKEDVEGDDKEALLAAAWFHDTGYIEGYENHEEASTKIASDFLRQKGKSEEFIALVSGLILATAKEYEPKTHLEKIIKDADYAHLMGTEYTTTCELLRLELKNTGIVNFSNAEWTKENLNFLLNKHRFYTDYALRKWQPLKEKNLLVIQKKINKQELKAAAAIETENKKKDKVEKPDRGIDTLFRVTLGNHTRLSGIADSKANILLSVNAIIISIALSTIIPKLDSPKNAHLVIPTFVMLMSSVVTIIFAILSTRPKVTSGFFTRGDVEAKKVNLMFFGNFYKMPLEDYDWAMNEMMKDRDYLYSTMIKDLYYLGLVLQRKYNLLRIAYNLFMFGIIITVISFVIAFKSI is encoded by the coding sequence ATGAATTTAATAGAACAATCCGAAGATTTCGTCAGTAATTTACTCAAAGATAAACTTTCTAATCTATATTCTTATCATAATTTTAACCATACTTTCACAGTAGTAACAGCGGTAAAAGAACTATGCAAAAAAGAAGATGTAGAAGGTGATGATAAAGAGGCACTTCTGGCCGCAGCATGGTTTCATGATACGGGTTATATTGAAGGATATGAAAATCATGAGGAAGCCAGTACCAAAATTGCATCTGATTTTTTAAGACAAAAGGGAAAATCAGAAGAATTTATTGCGCTGGTGTCGGGTTTGATTTTGGCTACTGCCAAAGAATATGAACCAAAAACACATTTAGAAAAAATCATTAAAGATGCCGATTATGCGCATTTAATGGGAACTGAATATACTACAACCTGCGAATTACTTCGTTTGGAACTCAAAAATACCGGAATTGTAAATTTTTCTAATGCCGAATGGACAAAAGAAAATTTAAACTTTTTATTAAATAAACATCGTTTTTATACAGATTATGCCTTAAGAAAGTGGCAGCCTCTAAAAGAAAAAAATCTACTCGTTATTCAGAAAAAGATAAACAAACAAGAGTTGAAAGCGGCGGCGGCCATCGAAACCGAAAACAAAAAGAAAGATAAAGTAGAAAAACCAGATCGTGGCATTGATACTTTGTTTCGTGTTACGCTAGGGAATCACACACGTTTGAGTGGAATTGCTGATAGTAAAGCTAATATTTTATTGTCTGTAAATGCGATTATTATTTCGATCGCACTTTCGACCATTATTCCAAAATTAGACAGCCCTAAAAATGCACATTTAGTTATTCCAACCTTTGTAATGCTTATGTCGAGCGTAGTTACCATTATTTTTGCTATTCTTTCTACAAGGCCCAAAGTGACATCCGGATTTTTTACGCGTGGAGATGTTGAAGCCAAAAAGGTCAATTTAATGTTTTTTGGAAATTTCTACAAAATGCCTCTTGAAGATTATGACTGGGCTATGAATGAAATGATGAAGGACCGTGATTATTTGTACTCAACAATGATCAAAGATTTATATTATTTAGGATTGGTTTTGCAACGAAAATATAACTTACTCCGAATTGCCTACAATTTATTTATGTTCGGAATTATTATTACCGTGATTTCGTTTGTAATTGCTTTTAAATCAATATGA